The DNA window CCGCCGAGGGCATGCGGCCGGTCTCCGGCGGCACCGACACCCACCTGGCCCTGATCGACCTGCGCGACACCGGGGTGACCGGAGCGGCGGCCGAGGCGCGCTGCGACGCCGCCGGCATCACCCTGAACAAGAACGCCATCCCGTACGACCCGCAGAAGCCGATGGTCGCCTCCGGCATCCGGGTCGGCACGCCGAGCGTCACCACCCAGGGCATGCGCGAGGGGGAGATGCGCCGAGTCGCCACGCTGATCGCGCGGGCGGCGCGCACCGACCCGGAGTCGCCCGGGGGCGCGGACGAGCTGGGCCGGATCGCCGGCGACGTGACCGAGCTGGTCGGGACCTTCCCGGCGTACCCCCGTGGCTGAGCCGGGGACGCGCGCGGCGGAGGCGGTGGCGGACCGGGGCTGGCGGCTGCGCCACCTGCCGGTGCTGGTGGTCGCCTCGGTGCTGATGGCCGCCGTGGCGGCGGTGGCCGGCGGGCTGGCCCGCGGCGCGGACGGCGCCCTCGGGGCGGCGGCCGGGGTGGCGGTCACGGCGGTCAGCTACACGCTCACCACGGTGGTGCTGGCCTGGGCCGACGCCCGGGATCCGCAGCTCGTGCTGCCGTTCGGGCTGGGTGTCTACATCGCCAAGATGACGCTGCTCGGCGGCGTGATGGTGCTGGTCGCGTCGACCGGCTGGCCGGGGCTCGTCCCGTTCGCGCTGGGCATCGCCGCGGGCGTCGTGGTCTGGACCGGGGTGCACATCTGGTGGCTGGCCGCCGTGCACGCCCGCAGGGCCCCGCGCTGACCACAGCAGGCGGGCGCCTGCGGCGTCGACCGACGGCGCTGTCCCATTCTCCGGACGGCACGCCGCGCTGTCCGCGATCGGTCATTCTCTCAGTGGCGGGAGGGGAGTAGCGTGCCTCCAGACGACTTCGCCCGCCCGTGTCCCACACAACAAGGTTGTGCGGGGGGTGAGGCACAGCCTCTTCGGCTCGACTGATATCGTTCGCCCCGTCATGGCCGGTGACCAGAAACCCCCCAGCACTGGCGGCCCGGGCGACGTTCCGTCCGGTGCCGGCCAGGGTTGGACCGCGCTCTCGTACCTCATCGGGGGCATGCTCGTCTGGGGCTTCGTCGGCTGGCTGGTCGACCGTTGGCTCGACACCGGCGGCATCGCCACCGGGATCGGGATCGTGCTCGGCATGGCCGGGGGAATCATCCTGGTCGTGCGCAAGCTCGGCACGCCTCAATAGGAAGGGACGCGGTGTTCGGACAGGCGAACGTCCTGGCTCAGGGCCAGGCGGAATTCCCACCCAGCGTGGAGGACTTCTACCTGCCCAGCATCCTGCCCTGGGGTGCGCACGACTCGTTCTGGTTCACCAAGATCACTGCGATGGTCTGGATCGCCGTCGGCGTCCTGATCATCTTCTTCCTGGCCAGCTACCGGAACCCGCAGCTGGTGCCGACCAAGAAGCAGTGGTTCGCCGAGTCCATCTACGGCTTCGTCCGCAACAACATCGCGGTCGACATGATCGGGCACCAGGGCGTGCGCTTCGCGCCCTACTTCACGACGCTGTTCTGCTTCGTCCTGCTGACGAACGCGTTCGCGATCATCCCGTTCTTCCAGATCTCGCCGAACTCGCACATCGCCTTCCCGGCGTTCCTCGCCGTGATCAGCTACGTGCTGTTCAACTGGATCGGCATCCGGCACCACGGCTTCGTCAAGTACTTCAAGAACTCTCTGGTCCCGCCGGCGCCCTGGTACATCCTGCCGCTGCTGATCCCGATCGAGTTCTTCTCGACGTTCCTGGTCCGGCCGTTCTCGCTGGCCGTCCGTCTTTTCGCGAACATGTTCGCCGGCCACATGCTCCTGCTGGTCTTCACGCTCGGCGGTTTCGCGATGCTCAGCGCCAACGCCTGGCTCGCGCCGGTCTCGGTGCTGTCCTGGGCGATGACCATCGCGCTGACCTTCCTCGAGTTCCTGGTGATCTGTCTGCAGGCGTACGTCTTCACGGTGCTGACCGCCAGCTACGTGCAGGGTGCGCTCGCCGAAGAGCACTGATCCACTTCAGTACCAACCGTTGTCGTCCCGCGTGACCGTCACGCGTGATAACCAGGAGGAACACCAATGAGCATCCTTGCCGAGGTAACGGGCAGCACCGCTGCTATCGGTTACGGCCTGGCCGCCATCGGCCCCGGCATCGGCGTGGGCCTGGTCTTCTCGGCCTACATCCAGTCGACCGCCCGCCAGCCGGAGTCGTCGCGGATGACCCTGCCGTACGTCTGGATCGGCTTCGCCGTGATCGAGGCGCTCGCGCTGCTGGGCATCGCCTTCGGCTTCATCTGGGCCGGCACCGCCGCCTGATCCACCCCCTCTGACCGGGAGGTTTCCCATGTACTTCCTCGCCGCTGAGGGTGGTGAAGCGGCCCACAACCCGATCATTCCCGCCTGGGAAGAGATCGTGGTCGGTGGCATCGCCTTCATCGTGCTCTGCTTCGTGCTGATGAAGTTCGTCTTCCCGCGCATGGAGCAGACGTTCCAGGCCCGGGTCGACGCGATCGAGGGCGGCATCAAGCGCGCCGAGGCCGCCCAGGCCGAGGCGAACCAGCTGCTCGAGCAGTACCGGGCCCAGCTCGCGGAGGCGCGTACCGACGCCGCCAAGATCCGCGACGACGCCCGGGCCGACGCCGAGGGCATCCGCCAGGACATCCTCGCCAAGGCGCGCGAGGAGTCCGACCGGATCATCGCGGCCGGCAAGGAGCAGCTCGCCGCGGAGCGGGCCACGATCGTGCGCGAGCTGCGCACCGAGGTGGGCACCATCGCGGTGGACCTGGCCAGCCGCATCGTCGGTGAGTCGCTCGCCGACGAGGCACGTCGCAAGGGCACCGTGGACCGGTTCCTGAGCGGTCTCGAGAGCACGGGGGCCCGCTGATGCAGGCCGCCAGCCGGGAGTCGTACAAGGTCGCGGCGGACCGCCTCGACGAGTACGCCCGCGGCGCGGAGCCGTCGGCGGTGTCCACCACCGCCGACGACATCCTCTCCGTCGCCGCCCTGCTGCGGCGCGAGCCGCGGCTGCGCCGGGCGCTCTCCGACCCGGCCCGGTCCGGGTCGGATCGGGCCGGCCTGCTCGGCGAGATGCTGCGCGGCAAGATCGGCGCCGACGCGCTCGACCTGCTCGCCTCGCTGGTCTCCGGCCGCTGGTCGGCTCCGTCGGAACTGCTCGACGCCGCCGAGCGGCTGGGCGTCGAGGCGCTCCTGGCGAGCGCCGACAAGGCCGGCGAGCTGGGCGAGGTCGAGGACGAGCTGTTCCGTTTCGGGCAGGTCGTCTCCGGCTCCCCGGACCTGTCCAACGTGCTCTCCGACCAGATGGCGCCGGCCGCGCAGCGGGCCACCCTGGCCGACCAGCTGCTCGCCGACAAGGCCCGGCCGATCACCGGTTACCTCGTCGGGGCGGCGCTCGCCGGCTTCGGGGGACGCTCCTTCACCGGAGCACTCACCCGGCTGGTCGAGCTGGCCGC is part of the Micromonospora halotolerans genome and encodes:
- a CDS encoding AtpZ/AtpI family protein; translated protein: MAGDQKPPSTGGPGDVPSGAGQGWTALSYLIGGMLVWGFVGWLVDRWLDTGGIATGIGIVLGMAGGIILVVRKLGTPQ
- the atpB gene encoding F0F1 ATP synthase subunit A produces the protein MFGQANVLAQGQAEFPPSVEDFYLPSILPWGAHDSFWFTKITAMVWIAVGVLIIFFLASYRNPQLVPTKKQWFAESIYGFVRNNIAVDMIGHQGVRFAPYFTTLFCFVLLTNAFAIIPFFQISPNSHIAFPAFLAVISYVLFNWIGIRHHGFVKYFKNSLVPPAPWYILPLLIPIEFFSTFLVRPFSLAVRLFANMFAGHMLLLVFTLGGFAMLSANAWLAPVSVLSWAMTIALTFLEFLVICLQAYVFTVLTASYVQGALAEEH
- a CDS encoding F0F1 ATP synthase subunit C, giving the protein MSILAEVTGSTAAIGYGLAAIGPGIGVGLVFSAYIQSTARQPESSRMTLPYVWIGFAVIEALALLGIAFGFIWAGTAA
- a CDS encoding F0F1 ATP synthase subunit B; translated protein: MYFLAAEGGEAAHNPIIPAWEEIVVGGIAFIVLCFVLMKFVFPRMEQTFQARVDAIEGGIKRAEAAQAEANQLLEQYRAQLAEARTDAAKIRDDARADAEGIRQDILAKAREESDRIIAAGKEQLAAERATIVRELRTEVGTIAVDLASRIVGESLADEARRKGTVDRFLSGLESTGAR
- a CDS encoding F0F1 ATP synthase subunit delta gives rise to the protein MQAASRESYKVAADRLDEYARGAEPSAVSTTADDILSVAALLRREPRLRRALSDPARSGSDRAGLLGEMLRGKIGADALDLLASLVSGRWSAPSELLDAAERLGVEALLASADKAGELGEVEDELFRFGQVVSGSPDLSNVLSDQMAPAAQRATLADQLLADKARPITGYLVGAALAGFGGRSFTGALTRLVELAAERRDRQVAYVTVAAPLDDAEERRLGARLSEMYGREVSVKQTVNPDVLGGVSVRVGSDLYDGTVLRRLNETRNALAKR